The following are encoded together in the uncultured Cohaesibacter sp. genome:
- a CDS encoding TetR/AcrR family transcriptional regulator has protein sequence MSKKMPKAARRAQLLETARRIVRESGTDALSLGTLAERAGVSKPITYTHFETRSGLMIALYKQINDQQVQATLDVLEQTPSSLEHTAGHLAQAYMDCHEAVGPEFHAIAAALKGDAKMEAYQALMIDEYVDLYAKVLIPLSPLPDADVRRRSVAVIGAADALSGAMAKGRLSKQEAVAELASLMIVWLTAPAIDTVSVFGEG, from the coding sequence TTGAGTAAGAAAATGCCGAAAGCCGCAAGGCGAGCCCAGTTGCTGGAAACGGCGCGCCGTATTGTGCGGGAAAGCGGTACGGATGCTCTTTCGCTTGGCACGCTTGCTGAAAGGGCAGGGGTCAGCAAGCCGATTACCTACACCCATTTTGAAACGCGATCAGGGCTCATGATCGCGCTTTACAAGCAGATCAATGATCAGCAAGTGCAGGCGACACTTGACGTGCTTGAACAGACGCCATCCAGCCTGGAACATACTGCGGGTCATTTGGCGCAAGCCTATATGGATTGCCATGAAGCGGTTGGGCCGGAGTTCCACGCGATTGCTGCAGCCCTGAAGGGGGATGCGAAAATGGAGGCCTATCAAGCCTTGATGATCGATGAATATGTTGATCTTTATGCTAAAGTGCTGATCCCGCTATCGCCTTTGCCTGATGCTGATGTGAGGCGCAGGTCTGTTGCGGTCATCGGTGCGGCCGATGCGCTCTCCGGGGCGATGGCAAAAGGGCGCCTTAGCAAGCAAGAGGCCGTCGCTGAATTGGCTTCTTTAATGATCGTATGGCTCACCGCACCGGCAATCGACACGGTGAGCGTGTTTGGTGAAGGGTAA
- a CDS encoding NAD(P)-dependent oxidoreductase → MSCDPILLVGGSGVVGQQTAQHLRNAHPTVPLLIGGRDLGRAEAVAKKIGNAEAVVVDLDAADLNLGSRAVSAVAVFFKDDKIAALRFAQARGVPYISISSGVQEIGTEVAAFMHKPQAAPIVLGAEWFIGAATVPAMDTAKDFKQVDSVTVRAVVEEGDIGGPATYKDMERLIQAMPAVLTVKDGNYLWLKAEDTPTSLQAIDGTEMTAEIYSPYDVLSLANETGAANVEFRLAIGESSSSRRGEPLSTEIIIDIYGKDPANQPLHKRRAVVHPEGQIALSGMGVALVLERLLGLSGSPVAAGLYFPSQLLDPQVYLTRLHEAGGESFMMNVDTD, encoded by the coding sequence ATGTCCTGTGATCCCATCCTGCTTGTCGGCGGTTCCGGCGTCGTTGGCCAACAAACCGCTCAGCATTTGCGCAACGCCCATCCAACGGTGCCGTTGCTGATTGGTGGTAGAGACCTTGGCCGAGCCGAAGCCGTCGCTAAAAAGATTGGCAATGCAGAAGCCGTGGTTGTGGATCTTGATGCAGCCGACCTCAACCTGGGATCCCGCGCCGTATCGGCGGTGGCTGTCTTCTTCAAGGATGATAAGATTGCCGCCCTCCGCTTTGCACAGGCGCGTGGTGTCCCGTATATCAGCATTTCATCTGGAGTTCAGGAAATCGGAACCGAAGTCGCTGCATTCATGCATAAGCCACAGGCCGCCCCCATTGTGCTCGGAGCTGAGTGGTTCATCGGTGCCGCAACCGTTCCCGCGATGGATACAGCAAAAGATTTCAAGCAGGTAGACAGCGTTACCGTTCGAGCCGTGGTTGAAGAAGGCGATATTGGAGGCCCAGCCACGTACAAGGACATGGAACGCTTGATCCAAGCCATGCCCGCCGTCCTTACGGTGAAAGACGGCAACTATCTCTGGCTTAAGGCAGAGGACACGCCAACCAGCTTGCAGGCAATTGACGGCACAGAAATGACAGCTGAGATATACTCGCCCTATGACGTCCTTTCGTTGGCCAATGAAACCGGCGCGGCAAACGTGGAGTTTCGCCTCGCGATCGGAGAAAGTTCTTCGAGCCGACGCGGTGAGCCCCTGTCAACTGAGATCATTATCGATATATACGGTAAGGATCCCGCGAACCAACCATTGCACAAGCGCCGCGCCGTGGTTCATCCAGAGGGCCAGATAGCATTGAGTGGTATGGGTGTTGCTCTTGTGCTGGAACGACTATTGGGCCTATCGGGCAGCCCGGTTGCTGCGGGCCTCTATTTCCCGTCTCAGCTTTTGGATCCGCAAGTCTATCTTACACGGCTCCATGAAGCAGGCGGCGAGAGTTTTATGATGAACGTTGACACGGACTAA
- a CDS encoding glycosyl hydrolase family 8 has product MMRTVLTLLWLSLLQLPLAAAPLFPSQPQSDRLAALDAFWAGWKQTYLRAGCGGAYVDTSGDEKPTWGGSATDTLTVSEAHGYGMLALVKMAPRDPAAQAQFAAMVSFYNAHPAGSGAGLMAWNQTRDCRDAADGGDMSATDGDLDTALALYLADRKWGGYRQAFDRAQTAILERDVTEDGMMRLGDWAVEGAYAHASRSSDFMPASFAAFAGAAGDQSARWSAIRDRGYRVWGRISEDYAEDTGLVPDFLVGLPDKPRPAEAFFLEEAGDGQFSWNALRFPWRLSVDFLETNDMRAAAHLNVINRWIRKTTGDDPFQIATSYRLDGSIPEDQSTGSAAFIAIFSAAAVAGSGDLEGDQRWIDALWSALAAIPIEDEDYYGNTLKLLAMIELAGQWDEGQD; this is encoded by the coding sequence ATGATGCGCACTGTTCTTACGCTACTCTGGCTTTCTTTGCTGCAGCTTCCTCTCGCTGCGGCTCCCTTGTTCCCCTCGCAACCTCAGTCGGATCGGCTGGCAGCACTGGATGCGTTTTGGGCAGGCTGGAAACAGACCTATCTGCGCGCCGGGTGTGGCGGCGCCTATGTCGATACCTCCGGCGATGAAAAGCCCACTTGGGGCGGCAGCGCAACGGACACGCTTACGGTTTCCGAAGCGCATGGTTATGGCATGCTCGCACTCGTCAAGATGGCCCCGCGCGACCCCGCGGCACAAGCGCAATTCGCGGCCATGGTCTCGTTCTACAACGCACACCCGGCGGGCTCTGGCGCTGGGTTGATGGCGTGGAACCAGACGCGCGATTGCCGAGATGCTGCCGATGGTGGCGACATGTCTGCAACCGACGGCGATCTCGATACGGCTTTGGCGCTCTATCTGGCGGACAGAAAATGGGGTGGCTATCGCCAAGCTTTCGATCGCGCACAGACAGCCATTCTGGAGCGTGATGTCACGGAAGACGGCATGATGAGGCTTGGCGACTGGGCCGTTGAGGGGGCGTATGCCCACGCATCCCGTTCGTCCGACTTCATGCCGGCAAGTTTCGCAGCCTTTGCTGGGGCCGCAGGCGATCAATCAGCCCGCTGGTCGGCCATACGGGATCGTGGTTATCGCGTGTGGGGTCGCATTTCAGAAGACTATGCCGAAGATACTGGGCTCGTCCCTGACTTTCTGGTGGGGCTTCCCGACAAACCGCGGCCCGCAGAAGCCTTTTTTCTGGAAGAGGCAGGTGATGGCCAATTCTCGTGGAACGCGCTTCGGTTTCCCTGGCGCCTCTCGGTCGATTTTCTCGAGACGAACGACATGCGTGCGGCAGCGCATCTTAACGTGATCAACCGCTGGATTCGCAAGACGACGGGAGATGACCCGTTTCAGATTGCGACGTCATATCGGCTCGATGGCAGCATCCCTGAAGATCAATCCACTGGCTCCGCCGCGTTTATTGCCATTTTCTCCGCAGCCGCCGTCGCTGGAAGCGGTGATTTGGAAGGCGATCAGCGCTGGATCGATGCCCTCTGGTCGGCGCTTGCTGCCATTCCCATTGAGGATGAGGATTATTACGGCAATACGCTCAAGCTTCTGGCGATGATCGAGCTGGCGGGGCAATGGGATGAGGGGCAGGACTGA
- a CDS encoding helix-turn-helix transcriptional regulator, whose protein sequence is MHQRLSRTRTELGNFLRSRREALCPSAVGLPGGGRRRTPGLRREEVAALAGVGLTWYTWLEQGREITVSSAFLDNVARVLKLDETERRHLFQLAHHRPPPALPKRTCKIPSFVRRLLDGLGDRPAHVLNLRWDVIGWNAASDALFDFEARAPEERNMLWMLFSDARLSQRIIDWDHHAPKIVASFRRDFAVSPDDEDMMALVDGLVVASSLFAELWRRQDVHGCCRGQRSFIVEGAGPMPYEHATFMLEEDRHLRLVIYQPVSENGTTALSAELS, encoded by the coding sequence ATGCATCAGCGCCTCAGCCGAACGCGAACTGAACTCGGCAACTTCCTGCGGAGCCGTCGTGAAGCTCTCTGTCCATCGGCGGTCGGGCTGCCCGGCGGTGGCCGACGGCGAACGCCTGGCCTGCGCCGCGAGGAGGTCGCAGCGCTCGCTGGTGTCGGCCTCACCTGGTATACATGGCTCGAACAGGGGCGTGAGATCACGGTCTCATCCGCATTCCTCGATAATGTCGCGCGGGTGCTAAAGCTGGATGAGACGGAACGTCGGCACCTGTTCCAACTCGCCCATCATCGCCCGCCACCAGCACTACCAAAGCGGACCTGTAAGATTCCCAGCTTTGTTCGGCGGCTCCTTGATGGGCTTGGGGACCGGCCCGCTCATGTTCTTAATCTGCGATGGGACGTGATCGGCTGGAATGCGGCTTCCGATGCTCTGTTCGATTTCGAAGCCCGAGCGCCGGAAGAGCGCAATATGCTTTGGATGTTGTTTTCCGATGCGCGCCTGTCGCAGCGGATAATCGACTGGGATCACCATGCGCCAAAGATCGTGGCGAGCTTCAGGCGTGATTTTGCCGTATCTCCCGACGATGAAGACATGATGGCGTTGGTTGACGGACTGGTCGTTGCCTCGTCGCTCTTCGCAGAACTGTGGAGGCGCCAAGATGTACATGGCTGCTGCCGCGGACAGAGGAGCTTCATCGTCGAAGGGGCCGGGCCAATGCCTTACGAGCATGCGACCTTCATGCTCGAAGAAGACAGGCATCTGCGGCTTGTTATCTACCAACCCGTAAGTGAAAACGGCACCACCGCGTTGTCCGCTGAGCTATCCTGA
- a CDS encoding MFS transporter, with product MLTGAFVVVFDVFVVNVAVPSLKADLKADLAETGMVIAVYALSFGASLVVGGRLGDIFGRRRIFSLGMASFAVASLLCGLAPTPTFLIAARVMQGFCAALLFPQVYAILRVLHDEAGRARAFGLLGMTLGLAAIAGQLLGGLMIWSDILGFGWRIVFFINLPIGIGAAALACAIPESRVSTPESLDLPGALLAVIGLGMLLIPLLEGPSLGWPTWTWTSIIATIPVCGLFFRRELHIKKWGAAPIVDFHIFGNRAFCLSTCAVMLVYSTPTCFFLCFSFTLQTGLGLTPLEAGGMLTPMSIGFILASLSAPKLFSRFGSSAVTFGMGIYAIGFLWLGHSTASLDGGLESIPYLLGMTAFGFGQGLSGPPLLNIAIGGIEKEYAGMASGIISTVQQLGGAFGIALAGVVFADVLSGAKEQATANQYAQALSDAMFCDFIIMLIASGLLILVTNISIAGKENG from the coding sequence TTGCTGACAGGGGCTTTCGTCGTTGTCTTTGACGTTTTTGTCGTCAACGTCGCCGTTCCCTCGCTCAAGGCGGATCTTAAAGCAGATCTCGCAGAGACAGGCATGGTGATCGCTGTCTATGCGCTTTCTTTTGGAGCGAGCCTTGTTGTCGGCGGTCGCCTTGGCGACATCTTCGGACGTCGGCGGATATTCTCGCTCGGCATGGCCAGTTTTGCGGTTGCCTCGCTGCTGTGCGGCCTCGCTCCGACGCCCACTTTCCTTATTGCCGCGCGAGTCATGCAAGGCTTTTGCGCTGCGCTGCTTTTCCCGCAAGTTTATGCAATCCTGCGTGTCCTTCACGATGAAGCAGGTCGGGCACGCGCCTTCGGTCTGCTCGGCATGACGCTTGGACTTGCCGCGATTGCCGGTCAGCTTCTCGGTGGTCTGATGATTTGGAGCGATATTCTCGGCTTCGGCTGGCGGATTGTCTTTTTTATCAACCTGCCGATTGGGATCGGCGCAGCCGCGCTGGCCTGCGCCATACCGGAATCTCGGGTCTCTACGCCTGAAAGCCTTGATCTGCCGGGGGCGCTGCTCGCAGTCATTGGTCTGGGAATGCTTCTCATCCCGCTTCTTGAAGGCCCCTCGCTTGGCTGGCCGACTTGGACATGGACCAGTATCATTGCAACAATTCCTGTTTGCGGACTGTTTTTCAGGCGAGAATTACACATCAAGAAATGGGGAGCGGCTCCAATTGTGGACTTTCACATATTTGGCAATCGCGCTTTTTGTCTTTCAACATGTGCCGTCATGCTCGTCTATTCGACGCCAACATGTTTCTTTTTGTGCTTTTCCTTCACGTTGCAGACGGGCCTCGGCCTAACGCCACTTGAAGCTGGCGGCATGCTGACACCAATGAGCATTGGCTTCATTTTGGCCTCGCTTTCTGCGCCGAAACTTTTCAGCCGGTTTGGTTCCTCGGCGGTCACTTTCGGAATGGGGATCTATGCAATCGGTTTTTTGTGGTTAGGTCACTCAACCGCAAGTCTCGATGGTGGTTTGGAGAGCATCCCCTATCTTCTCGGCATGACGGCTTTCGGCTTCGGGCAAGGCCTATCCGGACCACCTCTTCTCAACATTGCGATAGGCGGCATTGAAAAGGAGTACGCAGGCATGGCGAGCGGCATCATATCCACCGTACAGCAACTCGGTGGAGCCTTCGGCATCGCCTTGGCGGGAGTGGTTTTTGCCGACGTCTTGTCCGGAGCAAAAGAGCAAGCGACGGCGAACCAATATGCACAAGCATTGTCCGACGCGATGTTCTGTGACTTCATCATCATGCTCATTGCATCCGGCTTGCTTATACTCGTTACGAACATATCGATCGCAGGCAAGGAAAATGGTTAG
- a CDS encoding XRE family transcriptional regulator — MEQKNLSESHKLASHLRGLREKHHLTLTVVAERSGLSKASLSRIENAEVSPTAETLGRLAAVYALPISQLLSPLEQDFQPVVRRSEQATWRDPEHEFLRRSVSPSNGQLSIELIEGELGKGQHIEYSAPAVPGQEHHVYVLSGQMELTVEGTPHDLRTGDCLRYILFGATSFKTTVSSCKYVIALS; from the coding sequence ATGGAACAAAAGAATCTTTCGGAGAGCCACAAGCTGGCAAGTCATCTTCGCGGTCTCCGCGAAAAGCACCATCTGACGTTGACCGTCGTTGCTGAACGCAGCGGGTTGAGCAAGGCATCGCTCTCGCGCATCGAAAATGCGGAAGTCAGCCCAACAGCTGAAACGCTTGGACGTCTGGCTGCAGTCTATGCGCTACCCATCTCTCAACTCCTGTCGCCGCTCGAACAGGATTTTCAACCCGTTGTGAGACGAAGCGAGCAGGCCACATGGCGCGATCCTGAACATGAATTTCTTCGCCGGAGTGTTTCCCCTTCGAACGGCCAGCTTTCCATTGAATTGATCGAAGGCGAATTAGGTAAGGGTCAACATATTGAATATTCGGCTCCCGCTGTCCCTGGCCAGGAGCACCATGTCTATGTGCTGTCCGGCCAGATGGAGCTAACCGTCGAAGGCACACCCCATGATCTGCGGACAGGAGACTGCCTTCGATACATCCTGTTCGGCGCGACTTCTTTCAAAACCACGGTCTCTTCTTGCAAATATGTGATTGCCCTCTCATGA
- a CDS encoding GNAT family N-acetyltransferase, with protein sequence MTDLPHSVHELTPSDLQTHLDDFCRILMDSVEDGAAISFMTTLTRAEAESFWLKDVKPSVESGERHLFGAFVEERLIGTVQLIVGMPPNQPHRAEISKMIVHPDGRRRGLGKALMTAALDTAKGVGKSLVTLDTRTGDVSERLYRSVGFEQAGVIPDYALDPDGKARHATTYMYRHL encoded by the coding sequence ATGACAGACCTTCCTCATAGCGTTCACGAACTCACACCTTCCGACCTGCAAACCCATCTGGATGACTTCTGCCGAATTCTGATGGACAGCGTTGAGGACGGCGCTGCGATCAGCTTTATGACGACGCTGACAAGGGCCGAGGCAGAAAGCTTTTGGCTGAAAGATGTAAAACCCTCAGTGGAAAGCGGAGAACGGCACCTGTTTGGTGCTTTTGTTGAGGAACGGTTGATCGGAACTGTGCAACTGATCGTTGGAATGCCTCCCAATCAGCCGCATCGAGCAGAGATTTCTAAAATGATTGTGCATCCCGATGGTCGCCGCCGTGGCTTGGGCAAAGCACTCATGACGGCGGCACTCGACACCGCCAAAGGCGTCGGCAAGAGCCTCGTCACGCTCGATACGCGCACCGGCGATGTTTCCGAAAGGCTCTACCGCAGTGTCGGCTTTGAACAGGCGGGGGTCATCCCGGATTATGCTCTTGATCCCGATGGTAAGGCGCGCCATGCAACCACCTACATGTATCGGCATCTCTGA
- a CDS encoding gluconate 5-dehydrogenase codes for MNFPTSFSLEGKTALVTGASYGIGFAIASALAGAGAKIVFNDINEEFLAKGLQAYKEAGIDAHGYICDVTDEEAVDAMVAQIAKDVAPVDILVNNAGIIKRIPMTEMKAEEFRQVIDVDLNAPFIVSKAVIPGMIERGGGKIINICSMMSELGRETVSAYAAAKGGLKMLTRNIASEYGAHNIQCNGIGPGYIETPQTAPLREDGHPFNAFILSKTPANRWGTTGDLEGPAVFLASSASDFVNGHVLYVDGGILAYIGKQP; via the coding sequence ATGAACTTCCCAACAAGCTTTTCCCTGGAAGGCAAAACGGCCTTGGTAACCGGTGCCTCCTATGGCATCGGGTTTGCCATTGCCAGCGCGCTGGCAGGAGCCGGTGCAAAGATCGTATTCAACGACATCAATGAAGAGTTTCTGGCCAAGGGCCTTCAAGCCTACAAAGAGGCTGGCATTGATGCGCATGGATATATTTGCGATGTGACCGACGAAGAAGCCGTCGACGCGATGGTGGCCCAAATCGCAAAAGACGTGGCTCCGGTTGATATCCTGGTCAACAATGCCGGGATTATCAAACGCATCCCCATGACGGAAATGAAGGCAGAAGAATTCCGGCAAGTGATTGATGTTGATCTCAATGCCCCGTTCATCGTTTCAAAGGCCGTTATTCCAGGCATGATCGAACGTGGCGGCGGCAAGATCATCAATATCTGCTCCATGATGAGTGAGCTCGGTCGTGAAACCGTATCCGCCTATGCCGCTGCCAAGGGCGGGCTGAAAATGCTCACGCGCAATATTGCTTCCGAGTATGGTGCGCATAACATCCAGTGCAATGGTATCGGCCCGGGATATATTGAAACCCCGCAGACCGCACCTCTAAGAGAGGATGGTCACCCATTCAACGCCTTTATCCTCTCCAAAACACCAGCAAATCGCTGGGGCACAACTGGCGATCTTGAAGGCCCTGCCGTCTTTTTGGCGTCAAGCGCTTCCGACTTCGTCAATGGCCATGTGCTGTATGTCGATGGTGGTATCCTGGCCTATATTGGCAAACAGCCTTGA
- the kduI gene encoding 5-dehydro-4-deoxy-D-glucuronate isomerase, with product MDIRYSVNQKHFKRMTTEEVAEEFKITNLYVADTIQAVYSHVDRMVTFGCMPVSETVPLDKGIECMKTFGTDYILERREIGIFNLGNTGTIVADGVSYTLDFQDCLYISRGTKEVTFQSSDGSKPAKFYMVSAPAHKACKTTFLKMADAKKVPLGDQENCNKRVINQFIHPDVLETCQLSMGLTQLEPGNVWNTMPAHTHERRMEIYTYFNLPEDQAVFHMMGEGDQTRHIMMHNGDAVISPSWSIHAGCGTCAYTFIWAMGGENQTFNDMDVIPINELA from the coding sequence ATGGATATCCGCTATTCCGTTAATCAGAAACATTTCAAACGGATGACCACCGAAGAGGTCGCCGAAGAATTCAAGATCACCAATCTGTATGTCGCCGACACCATTCAGGCTGTCTATAGCCATGTGGATCGCATGGTGACCTTCGGCTGCATGCCGGTGAGCGAAACCGTTCCTCTGGATAAGGGCATCGAATGCATGAAGACATTCGGTACGGACTATATTCTGGAGCGGCGTGAAATCGGTATCTTCAACCTTGGTAACACCGGTACCATTGTTGCCGATGGCGTCAGCTACACGCTCGATTTCCAGGATTGCCTCTATATTTCCCGCGGTACCAAGGAAGTGACTTTCCAGAGCTCTGATGGATCCAAGCCGGCCAAATTCTACATGGTCAGTGCTCCGGCCCACAAAGCCTGCAAGACAACCTTCCTGAAAATGGCAGACGCCAAAAAGGTTCCTCTGGGCGATCAGGAAAACTGCAACAAGCGCGTCATCAACCAGTTCATCCATCCTGACGTTCTGGAAACCTGCCAGCTCTCCATGGGGCTGACCCAGCTGGAGCCGGGCAATGTCTGGAATACCATGCCAGCGCATACCCATGAGCGCCGCATGGAAATCTACACTTATTTCAATCTGCCTGAAGATCAGGCTGTCTTCCATATGATGGGGGAGGGCGATCAGACCCGCCATATCATGATGCATAACGGGGATGCTGTTATCAGCCCATCCTGGAGCATTCATGCCGGTTGCGGCACCTGCGCCTATACCTTCATCTGGGCGATGGGTGGTGAGAACCAGACCTTCAATGACATGGATGTTATCCCGATCAATGAACTGGCCTGA
- a CDS encoding discoidin domain-containing protein, whose amino-acid sequence MRVTICNKDAVHLCSAEGQDELWLIHEAEYEPGDTIEILDDKTDTFLVVQLDDAMSPALCFLKDGKASFQIPFDEMASIYSPRSFHGKSHYVHVRRAYKREIANYRDMALNPYDQKQNEALFPHAFANVETRNEYGFAARNAIDGFKSNDNHGVWPYTSWGINQDPQAQLTVDFGREIDADKVVIYLRADFPHDAWWSSAKLDFSDGTGLDVSFEKTGKAQCFCFKTKRIRNVSLHSLIKADTPSPFPALTAIEVWGTEASLGDKTLPET is encoded by the coding sequence TTGAGAGTAACGATCTGTAACAAGGATGCTGTTCATCTATGTTCGGCTGAAGGGCAAGATGAGCTGTGGCTTATTCACGAAGCCGAGTATGAACCGGGCGACACTATTGAGATCTTGGACGACAAGACAGATACGTTTCTTGTTGTGCAACTGGATGATGCCATGTCCCCCGCGCTTTGCTTCTTGAAAGACGGGAAAGCCTCTTTTCAGATCCCTTTCGATGAGATGGCAAGCATCTATTCTCCTCGCAGCTTTCATGGGAAAAGCCACTATGTGCATGTAAGGCGTGCGTATAAGAGGGAAATTGCGAATTATCGCGACATGGCTCTGAACCCGTATGATCAGAAGCAGAATGAGGCGCTTTTCCCTCACGCATTTGCCAATGTGGAGACAAGAAACGAATATGGCTTTGCTGCCAGAAATGCCATAGATGGGTTCAAGAGCAACGATAATCATGGCGTTTGGCCCTATACAAGTTGGGGCATCAATCAAGATCCTCAGGCTCAGTTGACGGTTGATTTTGGCCGCGAAATAGATGCTGACAAAGTCGTCATCTATCTAAGGGCAGATTTCCCTCACGATGCCTGGTGGAGTTCGGCAAAGCTGGACTTTTCGGACGGAACCGGGCTGGATGTTTCCTTTGAGAAGACCGGAAAAGCGCAGTGTTTCTGCTTCAAGACAAAGCGCATCCGAAATGTGTCCCTGCATTCCCTGATAAAGGCGGATACGCCGTCACCTTTTCCCGCCCTGACCGCAATCGAGGTCTGGGGTACGGAGGCCTCATTGGGCGACAAGACCTTGCCAGAGACATAG